A stretch of the Porifericola rhodea genome encodes the following:
- a CDS encoding SusD/RagB family nutrient-binding outer membrane lipoprotein → MNKLYIYILALCLLAACNDFEDDINVNPNQPSQASNTQLLANAMRYLPGISSSAYGPLYPQHLSETEYTDASRYNTIYFDFYSYYTGPLMNIQKVLDSDELNANEGPIANQLAVAKILKAYFFWFMTDRWGDLPYSEALQGKEDFTPAYDSQEDIYNALFSLLDEANAQIVDGDIENDIVYGGDTDKWRRLGNTIHMLMALRLSEVDPATASTEFNKAMDAGTFTSNDDNLVYQHLADADNWNYWYNVFENLNREWYAVSKPLVDYMKPLNDPRLPTFAEPNVDGEYVGLAYGLPGDVANTGQYSKDSISILGANLRQATTPVYLVTYAEALFAQAEAAKRGWIGGGNAAAEEYYTTAIEASVQQWNGNTDGLESFLAQAEVQYNAEDAIEKIAYQKWVHLFMHGYEAWAEWRRTGFPILSPPENNSGRDIPLRQAYPTQEFQNNQDNYQEAVQRAFGGEDEPEKSVWWDK, encoded by the coding sequence ATGAACAAATTATATATTTATATTTTAGCATTGTGCTTACTGGCCGCTTGCAACGATTTTGAGGATGACATAAATGTAAACCCTAATCAGCCAAGTCAGGCTTCTAACACACAACTTTTGGCTAATGCCATGCGATACCTTCCAGGGATAAGCTCGTCAGCATACGGCCCCCTTTACCCTCAGCATTTATCAGAAACAGAGTATACTGATGCTTCGCGCTATAATACGATATACTTTGATTTCTATAGCTATTATACTGGCCCCCTAATGAACATACAGAAGGTGCTGGATTCTGATGAACTCAATGCTAATGAAGGTCCTATTGCTAATCAGTTGGCAGTAGCCAAAATTCTGAAGGCTTACTTTTTTTGGTTTATGACTGACCGTTGGGGCGATTTACCCTATAGTGAAGCATTGCAGGGGAAAGAGGATTTTACACCAGCGTATGACTCTCAGGAAGATATTTACAATGCTCTTTTCTCTCTACTGGACGAAGCCAACGCACAAATAGTAGATGGAGATATTGAGAATGATATTGTGTACGGAGGAGATACCGATAAATGGAGACGCTTAGGCAATACTATTCATATGCTGATGGCTCTAAGACTTTCGGAAGTTGACCCTGCTACTGCCAGCACCGAGTTTAATAAGGCGATGGATGCGGGAACCTTTACCTCAAATGATGATAATTTAGTATACCAGCATCTTGCCGATGCAGATAATTGGAATTACTGGTATAATGTTTTTGAAAATCTGAACAGAGAATGGTATGCGGTAAGTAAACCACTGGTTGATTATATGAAACCTTTGAATGATCCCCGCCTGCCAACATTTGCCGAACCAAATGTGGATGGGGAATATGTAGGGTTGGCTTATGGTTTACCAGGAGATGTGGCAAATACAGGCCAGTACAGTAAAGACAGTATTTCTATTCTGGGAGCAAACCTGCGTCAGGCTACTACTCCGGTATATCTGGTAACCTATGCAGAAGCTTTATTTGCACAGGCAGAAGCTGCTAAAAGAGGCTGGATTGGAGGAGGCAATGCCGCCGCTGAAGAGTATTATACTACCGCTATAGAAGCTTCTGTGCAGCAGTGGAATGGTAATACAGACGGATTGGAAAGCTTTCTCGCTCAGGCAGAAGTACAATATAATGCTGAAGATGCCATAGAAAAAATCGCCTACCAGAAGTGGGTGCATCTCTTTATGCATGGCTATGAGGCCTGGGCAGAATGGAGAAGAACAGGCTTTCCTATACTCAGTCCGCCCGAAAACAATAGCGGAAGAGACATTCCACTACGCCAGGCCTACCCTACTCAGGAGTTCCAAAATAATCAGGATAACTATCAGGAAGCTGTTCAGCGTGCTTTTGGTGGTGAAGACGAACCAGAGAAGAGTGTCTGGTGGGATAAATAG
- a CDS encoding monodechloroaminopyrrolnitrin synthase PrnB family protein, translated as MKTLAFDVLKSPSLEEQLKEDHYISELDPLNADDRMPLVAAYNRNKDTIALVLQLVDMLPSVEEAADMDYFQACAAMRDIGIMLGSMKRHGVEPVHVIPELEEKLNLLGNTSDLPPRDTLIHYVRWNPEGKRERTYTGTDDERQLIKSVKVAIHPLYKAILSLDELYQLSLDDPEFVPKCEEVATYFDGMIKGVVNAKRNVSPQYFAEELRFYFDPIKLNEREYLGPGAVEMPVFIFDHILWNCDLSEKAYNEFKQAYVPYNQASVREFYYAYRQRPSLVNKVVRELDESVSYSETKMYSAKSLVKLFNLLKSFRAPHKKLADKAYEHASKDQYREKGSGGYEPGVLKYILELNLQALDRLKHSMQSYENR; from the coding sequence ATGAAAACATTAGCTTTTGATGTTCTCAAATCGCCCTCTCTGGAGGAGCAGCTTAAAGAGGATCATTATATTAGTGAATTAGATCCTCTTAATGCTGATGATCGTATGCCCCTGGTGGCTGCGTATAACAGAAATAAAGATACCATCGCCTTAGTTCTTCAGCTGGTAGATATGCTTCCTTCAGTAGAAGAGGCCGCAGATATGGACTATTTTCAGGCCTGTGCCGCTATGCGTGATATTGGTATCATGCTAGGCTCCATGAAAAGGCATGGCGTAGAACCGGTACATGTTATTCCTGAACTGGAAGAAAAGCTAAATCTACTGGGTAATACTAGTGACTTACCTCCCCGAGATACTCTAATCCATTATGTACGATGGAATCCGGAAGGTAAACGTGAAAGAACTTATACCGGTACTGACGATGAGCGTCAGCTTATCAAAAGTGTAAAAGTAGCAATACACCCTTTGTACAAGGCGATTCTATCTCTGGATGAGTTGTATCAGCTTTCTCTGGATGATCCTGAGTTTGTGCCTAAATGTGAAGAAGTAGCTACTTACTTTGATGGTATGATTAAAGGAGTGGTAAACGCAAAAAGAAATGTGAGCCCTCAATATTTTGCTGAAGAGCTTCGTTTCTATTTTGACCCTATTAAGCTCAATGAAAGAGAGTATTTAGGGCCTGGTGCAGTTGAAATGCCAGTGTTCATCTTTGACCATATTCTTTGGAACTGCGATCTTTCAGAAAAAGCATATAATGAATTTAAGCAGGCTTATGTTCCTTACAATCAGGCCTCTGTACGTGAGTTCTACTATGCTTACCGTCAACGTCCAAGTCTGGTAAACAAAGTGGTTAGGGAGTTGGATGAAAGTGTATCCTACTCTGAAACAAAAATGTATAGTGCAAAGTCACTTGTTAAGCTGTTTAACCTGCTAAAAAGTTTTAGAGCGCCACATAAGAAACTGGCTGATAAAGCTTATGAGCATGCTTCTAAAGATCAGTATCGTGAAAAGGGAAGTGGAGGTTATGAGCCTGGCGTGTTAAAGTATATTCTGGAGTTAAATCTACAGGCTTTGGACCGCCTTAAGCATAGTATGCAAAGTTACGAAAACAGATAA
- a CDS encoding methyltransferase has protein sequence MNTTTEVQVDPFKIIQVGLSFWSSKTLLSATKLGLFTLLSDNKALTAEEIRAELGLNEKGLYVRDFLDALFSMGFLQRNGVGVEATYQNTLNTAMFLDKNQPSYLGGFLEMANDREYKFWGDLEEGLITGKPQNEIKYTGKSSFEAIYEKPESLAQFTEAMSSIQKLSFMGFAEQFDFSSYKEVLDVGGSAGLLSALIANQHAHLHCTTFDLPKLEPFAKKTAEQYGVADRVTVKNGDFFRESFPEADVITMGNILHSFDMETKRMLIRKAYEALPEGGCLAVIEMILDNERKENTFGLLMSLNMLIESDSGFNYTQDQFKQWTSEAGFNRVEFFPLGGPVSAGIAYK, from the coding sequence ATGAACACAACGACTGAAGTACAAGTTGATCCTTTTAAAATCATTCAGGTTGGCCTAAGTTTCTGGTCATCAAAAACATTGCTTTCAGCCACAAAATTAGGCTTATTTACGTTATTAAGTGACAATAAAGCACTGACAGCCGAAGAAATCAGAGCGGAGCTTGGCCTTAATGAAAAGGGACTTTATGTCAGAGATTTCCTGGATGCTCTATTCTCAATGGGCTTCCTGCAAAGAAATGGAGTTGGGGTAGAAGCAACCTACCAGAATACGCTTAATACAGCTATGTTTCTTGATAAAAATCAGCCTAGTTATCTCGGTGGTTTTCTGGAAATGGCTAATGACCGTGAATATAAATTCTGGGGTGATCTGGAAGAAGGACTAATCACAGGAAAGCCTCAAAACGAAATAAAATATACAGGCAAGTCTTCTTTTGAAGCTATTTACGAAAAGCCTGAATCTTTAGCGCAATTTACCGAAGCCATGTCTAGCATCCAGAAATTGAGCTTCATGGGTTTTGCCGAACAGTTTGACTTCTCTTCCTATAAAGAAGTACTTGATGTAGGAGGTTCTGCAGGGCTACTATCTGCACTAATTGCTAATCAGCATGCTCATCTGCATTGTACTACTTTTGACCTTCCCAAGCTTGAGCCATTTGCTAAAAAAACAGCTGAGCAATACGGTGTAGCAGATAGAGTAACGGTAAAAAACGGTGATTTTTTCAGAGAAAGTTTTCCTGAAGCAGATGTAATTACTATGGGTAACATTCTTCATAGCTTTGATATGGAAACCAAAAGAATGCTTATCCGCAAAGCATATGAAGCACTACCTGAAGGAGGATGCCTGGCTGTTATTGAAATGATATTAGATAACGAGCGCAAAGAAAATACTTTCGGCTTACTTATGTCGTTGAATATGCTGATTGAGTCTGATAGTGGCTTTAACTACACTCAGGATCAGTTCAAACAATGGACTAGCGAAGCCGGGTTTAACCGAGTAGAGTTTTTTCCTTTAGGCGGACCGGTAAGTGCAGGTATAGCTTACAAATAA
- a CDS encoding amylo-alpha-1,6-glucosidase yields MDIGLEVKTDELTEEAKKVLLKNIVGAFTKPAPELYPHQWNWDAGFIAIGYAHFNIDQAESELRHLFSGQWANGMLPHIVFNPAGDNQYFPGIDFWETWRSFDAPEQVQTSGISNPAVHAFALQRMYELAEDKGRALNFVQEMYPKIKAFHAYLYRERDPQQEGLVYIRHPWESGNDNSPTWDIPLEKIDFNKVKVPPFTRKDLNTSDADHRPTHLDYDRYIYLIDVFRKGDYKEDQIYRLTPFAVQDPLFNTILIRANEAMIELGEMIGENTSDFREWNTKAVLAMNSKLWNPSNALYDAYDLISNERIPMEASSGLMPLFAGIPSQTQADAIVKVLKGKMFAGAGGESYYLCPSFTPTSPKFDTKKYWRGPVWINMNWMLYHGLKRYGFDEEAVAIKNDSIELLSRYGFYEYFEPKRNATGQTPGYGSHQFSWSAALYLDLLSI; encoded by the coding sequence ATGGATATTGGATTAGAAGTTAAAACAGATGAACTAACTGAAGAGGCTAAAAAAGTTTTGTTGAAAAACATAGTAGGTGCATTTACAAAACCTGCTCCTGAGTTATATCCCCATCAATGGAATTGGGATGCTGGCTTTATTGCTATCGGTTATGCACACTTTAATATAGACCAGGCTGAGTCAGAACTGAGGCATTTATTTAGCGGACAGTGGGCTAATGGCATGCTGCCACATATAGTATTTAACCCGGCAGGTGACAATCAGTACTTCCCGGGTATAGATTTTTGGGAAACCTGGCGTTCTTTTGATGCTCCTGAGCAGGTACAAACTTCTGGTATCTCTAACCCTGCCGTACATGCTTTTGCACTACAGCGGATGTACGAACTGGCAGAAGACAAAGGCAGAGCGCTTAACTTTGTTCAGGAGATGTATCCTAAAATTAAAGCGTTCCATGCTTACCTGTATCGTGAGCGTGATCCTCAACAGGAAGGACTAGTCTACATAAGACATCCGTGGGAGTCAGGCAACGACAATTCTCCTACCTGGGACATCCCTCTTGAGAAAATAGACTTTAACAAAGTAAAAGTACCCCCTTTTACCAGAAAAGATCTAAATACCAGTGATGCAGATCACCGGCCTACTCACCTGGATTATGATAGGTACATCTATCTGATTGATGTTTTTAGGAAAGGTGATTATAAAGAAGATCAGATTTACAGGCTTACCCCTTTTGCAGTACAGGATCCTCTCTTTAACACTATTTTAATTCGCGCCAATGAAGCCATGATAGAATTAGGTGAAATGATAGGAGAGAACACTTCTGATTTTCGTGAGTGGAATACAAAAGCGGTGCTAGCTATGAATAGCAAGTTGTGGAACCCCTCCAACGCTTTGTATGATGCTTATGACCTGATTAGTAATGAAAGGATCCCAATGGAGGCCTCTTCGGGGCTGATGCCGCTCTTTGCCGGTATCCCCTCACAAACACAGGCTGATGCAATTGTAAAAGTACTTAAGGGTAAAATGTTTGCTGGAGCAGGAGGAGAGTCATATTATCTTTGCCCATCATTTACACCTACAAGCCCGAAGTTTGATACTAAAAAATACTGGAGAGGTCCGGTATGGATCAACATGAACTGGATGCTTTATCATGGTTTAAAAAGATATGGCTTTGATGAAGAGGCAGTTGCTATTAAAAATGATTCCATTGAGCTTTTAAGTAGGTATGGTTTTTACGAGTATTTTGAACCAAAAAGAAATGCAACTGGCCAGACACCAGGTTATGGTAGTCATCAATTCTCATGGTCTGCTGCTCTCTATCTTGACCTATTAAGTATATAA
- a CDS encoding SDR family NAD(P)-dependent oxidoreductase yields MQAFDLSGKISLISGAGSGIGRSIAQVFARHGSHVYVLDLNNEAGEEAVAQIKDEGFSADYFNCNVAKHAEVNQVVEKIIEKHEKIDILVNNAGVAHIGNVETTSEEDLDRIYNINIKGIYNCLHACIPQMKKQGGGVILNMASVASVVGISDRFAYSMSKGAVLSMTLSVAKDYINARIRCNAIAPGRVHTPFVDGFLEKNYPGKESEMFEKLSQTQPIGRMGKPEEIAHLALYLCSEEAGFITGCNYPIDGGFITLNS; encoded by the coding sequence ATGCAAGCATTTGATTTATCTGGCAAAATCTCTCTTATCAGTGGTGCCGGAAGTGGAATTGGCAGAAGTATCGCCCAGGTATTTGCGCGCCATGGTTCCCATGTATATGTTTTAGACCTCAATAATGAAGCCGGGGAAGAGGCTGTAGCTCAAATTAAAGATGAAGGCTTTAGCGCGGACTACTTCAACTGTAATGTAGCCAAACATGCAGAGGTAAATCAGGTTGTTGAAAAAATTATTGAGAAGCACGAAAAAATAGATATACTGGTCAATAACGCAGGTGTGGCCCACATTGGCAATGTAGAAACCACCTCTGAAGAAGATCTGGACCGTATTTACAATATTAATATTAAAGGAATCTACAATTGTTTGCACGCCTGTATTCCGCAAATGAAAAAACAGGGTGGCGGTGTAATCCTTAATATGGCCTCGGTAGCTTCTGTGGTAGGAATTTCAGACCGCTTTGCTTACTCAATGAGTAAAGGAGCAGTACTTAGTATGACACTCTCCGTTGCAAAAGATTATATTAATGCTCGTATCCGCTGTAATGCCATAGCTCCCGGCAGAGTACACACCCCTTTTGTAGATGGTTTTCTGGAAAAAAATTATCCGGGTAAGGAAAGTGAAATGTTTGAAAAGCTCTCTCAGACCCAACCCATAGGCCGTATGGGTAAACCCGAAGAGATCGCCCACCTGGCACTCTACCTGTGTTCAGAAGAAGCCGGTTTTATCACTGGTTGCAATTACCCTATAGATGGCGGTTTCATCACACTAAACAGTTAA
- a CDS encoding fumarylacetoacetate hydrolase family protein translates to MKLFRFGEPGNEKPGVLHNEQMLDVSAFGEDFTEDFFANDGLNRLDQWLNDHISDCPQLSESSRLASPIHKPSKIVCIGLNYKDHAAESKMDLPKEPIIFFKATSSIVGPNDDLIIPKNSTKTDWEVELGVVIGKKASYVSEAEAMDYVAGYVLHNDYSEREFQLERSGQWVKGKSCDSFAPLGPYVVTKDEVADVHNLRLWLTVNGQTKQDGNTSNLIFKVPYLVSYLSQFMSLMPGDIISTGTPAGVGLGFNPPEFIKAGDVIELGIEGLGSSKQHAKAYQ, encoded by the coding sequence ATGAAATTATTTCGTTTTGGTGAGCCTGGAAACGAAAAGCCAGGTGTACTACACAATGAGCAGATGCTGGATGTTTCTGCTTTTGGAGAAGATTTTACTGAAGATTTTTTTGCTAATGATGGACTTAACAGACTAGATCAATGGCTTAATGATCACATATCTGACTGCCCTCAGCTAAGCGAAAGTAGCAGACTTGCCTCCCCTATTCATAAACCTAGTAAAATTGTTTGTATTGGCCTCAATTACAAAGACCATGCGGCAGAAAGTAAAATGGATCTACCCAAAGAGCCTATTATTTTCTTTAAGGCTACATCCTCCATTGTAGGTCCAAATGACGACCTGATCATACCTAAAAACAGCACAAAAACTGACTGGGAAGTAGAGCTTGGGGTAGTGATAGGAAAAAAAGCCAGTTATGTAAGTGAGGCAGAAGCTATGGACTATGTTGCGGGTTACGTACTGCACAACGACTATAGTGAGAGAGAGTTTCAGTTAGAGCGCTCCGGCCAGTGGGTAAAGGGTAAAAGCTGTGATAGCTTTGCGCCATTAGGCCCTTATGTTGTTACAAAAGACGAAGTGGCAGACGTACACAACCTACGCCTTTGGCTTACTGTAAATGGCCAAACCAAGCAAGATGGAAACACCTCTAACCTGATATTTAAAGTACCTTATCTGGTAAGCTATCTAAGCCAGTTTATGTCGCTTATGCCTGGCGATATTATTTCTACAGGTACGCCTGCAGGAGTAGGCTTAGGCTTTAACCCTCCTGAGTTTATTAAAGCGGGTGATGTAATTGAGCTGGGGATCGAAGGCCTGGGCTCCTCTAAGCAACACGCCAAAGCTTACCAATAA
- a CDS encoding L-rhamnose mutarotase: MKDYAMAVNLIDSEEAIKQYEHYHAHPFPEVVKSLKQVGILDMKIYRLGRRLFMFMQTEDDFNPAVDFPKYLELNERCQEWENLMRSFQEALPEANDGEKWTEMKKVFQL; the protein is encoded by the coding sequence ATGAAAGATTATGCCATGGCCGTTAACCTCATAGACAGTGAGGAGGCTATAAAGCAGTATGAGCACTACCACGCCCATCCCTTTCCAGAGGTTGTAAAATCTCTAAAACAGGTAGGCATACTGGACATGAAAATTTATCGTCTTGGACGCAGACTTTTTATGTTTATGCAGACAGAAGACGATTTTAACCCTGCTGTTGACTTCCCTAAATATCTGGAACTGAACGAAAGGTGCCAAGAATGGGAAAACCTTATGAGAAGTTTTCAGGAAGCTTTACCTGAAGCAAATGATGGCGAGAAATGGACGGAGATGAAGAAGGTGTTTCAGCTTTAA
- a CDS encoding amidohydrolase family protein produces MIKIDAHQHFWKYDPKRFAWINDSMSVLKQDFLPPDLKEEMDKSGFDGCVAVQASQSEEETDFLLKLAAEYDYIKGVVGWVDLCDINVRSRLQHYAHEKKLCGIRHVVQDEPDDYFLLRPDFMKGVKMLPEFNLTYDILIFEKHLPVALQFVGYMPECRFVLDHIAKPRIAAGVLTPWDDNMRSLAEYPNVYCKLSGMLTEADWKNWKADDLHAYLDVAMEAFGSDRLMIGSDWPVCRLAASYQEVMGLVEDYIGRLSADEQARILGQNAIDFYQLKV; encoded by the coding sequence ATGATTAAAATAGACGCACATCAACATTTCTGGAAGTACGACCCCAAGCGCTTTGCATGGATTAATGATTCTATGTCGGTGCTCAAACAAGACTTTCTGCCCCCTGACCTTAAAGAAGAGATGGATAAAAGCGGCTTTGATGGTTGTGTAGCAGTACAGGCCAGCCAGTCAGAAGAAGAGACTGACTTTTTGCTCAAACTGGCAGCAGAATACGATTACATTAAAGGTGTAGTGGGCTGGGTAGATTTGTGTGATATCAATGTAAGAAGCAGACTACAGCATTATGCCCACGAAAAAAAGCTTTGCGGCATCAGGCATGTAGTGCAAGACGAACCCGACGATTATTTTCTGCTGCGTCCCGATTTTATGAAAGGCGTTAAAATGCTGCCAGAATTCAACCTGACTTACGACATTCTCATTTTTGAAAAACATTTGCCGGTAGCACTTCAATTTGTAGGCTATATGCCCGAGTGCCGCTTTGTGCTAGACCATATTGCTAAACCTCGCATTGCCGCGGGTGTACTCACCCCATGGGACGACAATATGCGGTCGCTGGCGGAGTACCCAAATGTTTACTGCAAACTCTCTGGTATGCTTACCGAGGCCGACTGGAAAAACTGGAAAGCTGATGACCTCCACGCCTACCTGGATGTAGCAATGGAAGCTTTTGGTAGCGACAGATTAATGATAGGCTCAGACTGGCCGGTATGCCGACTTGCAGCGAGCTATCAGGAGGTAATGGGACTGGTAGAAGATTACATCGGCAGACTTTCAGCTGACGAACAAGCCCGGATATTAGGGCAGAACGCAATAGATTTTTATCAACTAAAAGTATAA
- a CDS encoding SDR family oxidoreductase translates to MDLKLKDKVIIVTGGASGIGEAIVRSAVNEGAVPIIVNRSEDKGKELEKELLDAGHQCLFVQADLSKKEACKKAIDETVSKFAKIDVLINNAGYNDSIGLENGSPEQFMESIQNNIFHYYVLAHYALPHLIKSKGNIINISSKTAVTGQGNSSAYIASKAGQLGLTREWAVELLPYGIRVNAVLPAEVMTPMYRGWLNSYDNPEAKLKEITQRIPLGQRMTTPEEIAATVLFTASEQAGHTTGQYLFPDGGYTHLDRAIGS, encoded by the coding sequence ATGGACCTCAAACTCAAAGACAAAGTTATTATTGTTACCGGCGGTGCCAGCGGTATTGGTGAAGCAATTGTGCGTAGCGCTGTAAATGAAGGGGCTGTTCCCATTATTGTAAACAGAAGTGAGGACAAAGGAAAAGAACTAGAAAAAGAACTACTTGATGCCGGGCATCAGTGTTTGTTTGTGCAAGCAGACCTTAGTAAAAAGGAGGCATGCAAAAAAGCAATTGATGAAACAGTAAGCAAATTTGCAAAAATTGATGTACTGATAAACAATGCCGGCTATAACGATAGTATAGGTTTGGAAAACGGTTCTCCTGAACAGTTTATGGAGTCTATTCAAAACAACATATTCCATTACTACGTGCTTGCTCATTATGCTCTCCCTCACCTTATCAAAAGTAAAGGAAACATTATTAATATCAGCTCTAAGACTGCTGTTACGGGTCAGGGCAATTCTTCTGCCTATATTGCCAGTAAAGCAGGGCAACTAGGCCTCACTCGCGAATGGGCGGTAGAGCTACTGCCATATGGTATTCGCGTAAATGCAGTACTACCCGCAGAGGTAATGACTCCCATGTACCGAGGCTGGCTCAACTCTTACGATAATCCGGAAGCTAAACTCAAAGAAATTACGCAGAGAATACCTTTGGGGCAAAGAATGACCACCCCCGAAGAAATTGCTGCTACTGTACTTTTTACTGCCTCAGAGCAGGCGGGGCACACTACAGGGCAGTACCTGTTTCCAGATGGAGGCTATACTCACCTGGATCGTGCCATAGGGTCATAG
- a CDS encoding sugar phosphate isomerase/epimerase family protein: MSNSRRQFLQKSMVGGLACSASPSLLHSAKPASHDIRLAVSTYSYWHFRTAKFPIEQVIDEAAELGLSGVDILHRQMESEDIRYMNKLKKHAFTRGVDLISLSIHQDFVSPDKKEREVAIEHTKHCIELAYQMGIPSIRLNSGRWGTVPSFDELMAKRGVEDPIEGYTNDDAFEWCINSIQECLPKAEERGVILALENHWGLTSTPEGLLRIRKAIDSEWMGILLDTGNFLENPYDKLEMVAPYADFIQAKTYYGGGEWYTLDLDYDRIFKILREAGYKGYVSIEFEGKEEAKSGMRKSVEMLQKAINA; encoded by the coding sequence ATGAGCAACTCGCGTAGACAATTCCTTCAGAAAAGTATGGTCGGCGGCCTGGCCTGTAGTGCTTCGCCATCTTTACTTCATTCTGCTAAACCTGCTTCTCATGATATCAGGCTGGCTGTTTCCACTTACTCATACTGGCATTTTCGTACCGCTAAATTTCCTATTGAGCAGGTAATTGACGAAGCCGCAGAGCTTGGTCTTTCTGGTGTAGACATACTACATAGACAAATGGAAAGTGAAGACATCAGGTATATGAACAAGCTAAAAAAGCATGCTTTTACTAGAGGAGTGGATCTGATATCTCTATCTATACATCAGGATTTTGTATCTCCTGACAAAAAAGAACGGGAAGTTGCTATTGAGCATACCAAACACTGTATTGAGTTAGCATACCAAATGGGCATACCTTCTATCCGATTAAATTCCGGACGCTGGGGTACTGTACCTTCCTTTGACGAACTTATGGCAAAGCGAGGCGTAGAAGACCCCATAGAGGGCTATACTAACGATGATGCCTTTGAGTGGTGCATTAACTCTATTCAGGAGTGCCTACCTAAAGCTGAAGAGCGAGGCGTAATACTAGCTCTGGAAAACCATTGGGGCTTAACCTCTACTCCTGAAGGGCTCCTTCGCATTCGTAAAGCAATAGACTCTGAATGGATGGGTATTCTTTTAGATACCGGTAATTTTCTGGAAAACCCTTACGACAAACTTGAAATGGTAGCCCCTTACGCAGATTTCATTCAGGCTAAAACTTATTATGGTGGCGGAGAGTGGTATACACTGGACCTAGACTATGACCGTATCTTTAAAATATTAAGAGAAGCAGGTTATAAGGGTTACGTATCTATTGAGTTTGAAGGTAAAGAAGAGGCCAAAAGTGGCATGAGAAAGAGTGTAGAAATGCTACAGAAAGCTATAAATGCCTAA
- a CDS encoding cytochrome-c peroxidase — MLKTTKLALPLLFLWFFLCCSEQKPGAENNSATPYTLKIPSNLGAMPIPEHNPLSKEGVALGKMLFHDPRLSANHQISCASCHQPSLAFSDGLALSHAGQSQQRLTRHVPQLTNVGWNKSFFWDGGAKNLESMVFGPLTHPDEMGQNLTSLISQLQQDELYLRLFAQAFGTDSIQAAYLARSLAQYMRTLLSANSPYDQYIRGEKHAALSKEALLGMALFEKKCASCHTFGKGENDYFTDFSFHNIGLDTVYSEDEERVFMGRYRITYDSMHIGAFKTPTLRNVAVTPPYMHDGRFATLEEVLEHYSSGVKLSYSLDTRLRAGENLGIALEEDEKKALISFLNTLTDTSFISQTTP, encoded by the coding sequence ATGCTGAAAACCACAAAACTGGCTCTTCCTCTGCTCTTTTTGTGGTTTTTTTTGTGTTGTAGTGAGCAGAAGCCAGGTGCTGAAAATAATAGCGCCACTCCTTATACGCTTAAGATTCCTTCAAATCTTGGTGCTATGCCTATTCCTGAGCATAATCCACTCAGTAAAGAGGGGGTGGCGCTGGGCAAGATGCTCTTTCATGACCCACGACTCTCAGCTAACCATCAAATATCCTGTGCTAGCTGCCATCAACCTTCATTAGCCTTTTCTGATGGGCTGGCATTAAGCCATGCAGGGCAAAGCCAGCAAAGATTAACTCGGCATGTGCCTCAGCTCACGAACGTAGGATGGAACAAGAGTTTTTTCTGGGATGGAGGTGCCAAAAATCTGGAGTCTATGGTATTTGGCCCTCTTACACACCCCGATGAGATGGGGCAAAACCTGACAAGTTTAATCTCTCAATTGCAGCAAGATGAGCTGTACCTCCGGCTTTTTGCCCAAGCGTTTGGTACAGATTCTATACAGGCTGCTTACCTGGCGCGTTCGCTGGCACAGTATATGCGCACTTTGTTAAGTGCAAATAGTCCTTATGATCAGTATATCAGGGGCGAAAAACATGCTGCGCTTAGCAAAGAGGCGCTACTAGGCATGGCTTTGTTTGAAAAAAAGTGTGCTTCCTGCCATACTTTTGGCAAAGGTGAAAATGATTATTTTACTGATTTTTCCTTTCACAATATCGGGCTGGATACTGTTTATAGCGAAGATGAGGAAAGAGTTTTTATGGGTAGGTATCGCATTACATACGATAGTATGCACATTGGAGCGTTTAAAACACCCACTTTGCGCAATGTAGCTGTTACACCTCCTTATATGCATGACGGACGTTTTGCTACCTTGGAAGAAGTACTAGAGCATTACAGCAGCGGAGTAAAACTTTCCTATTCTCTGGATACACGCTTACGTGCTGGAGAAAATTTAGGTATCGCTCTGGAAGAAGATGAAAAGAAAGCTCTCATCTCATTTTTAAATACCCTTACGGATACCAGTTTTATTTCACAAACGACTCCCTGA